The Tistrella mobilis genome window below encodes:
- a CDS encoding exopolysaccharide biosynthesis protein — translation MTLHEDAATDGSHPPRPERTSDVLKRLIRDWPGERISLHDLTSVMGDRAFAALILLFGLPNCLPLGIPGLSAVLGAPIVPFAIGLMLGQRSPWLPAFLGRRSFRKTDFMMVFNKALPWLEKVERLLKPRCAWVIEGKAERLLGLILVILSIVLVLPIPFGNNPPAIAISVIALGLIERDGLTVLIGYLLGLISCAVAAAVVVALFKALVYALVHFLT, via the coding sequence ATGACGCTTCACGAGGATGCTGCTACGGACGGCAGCCATCCGCCTCGTCCTGAAAGGACGTCGGACGTCCTCAAGCGGCTGATCCGGGACTGGCCGGGCGAGCGCATCAGCCTGCATGACCTGACATCGGTGATGGGTGATCGTGCCTTTGCCGCCCTCATCCTGCTGTTCGGCCTGCCCAACTGCCTGCCGCTGGGCATTCCCGGCCTCTCGGCCGTGCTGGGCGCGCCGATCGTTCCCTTCGCCATCGGCCTTATGCTCGGCCAGCGCAGCCCCTGGCTGCCGGCCTTTCTGGGGCGCCGGTCGTTCCGCAAGACCGACTTCATGATGGTCTTCAACAAGGCCCTGCCCTGGCTCGAAAAGGTGGAACGCCTGCTGAAGCCGCGTTGCGCCTGGGTGATCGAGGGTAAGGCCGAACGGCTGCTCGGCCTGATCCTGGTGATCCTGTCGATCGTGCTGGTGCTGCCCATTCCCTTCGGCAACAACCCGCCGGCGATCGCGATCTCGGTGATCGCCCTCGGCCTGATCGAACGCGACGGGCTCACGGTGCTCATCGGCTATCTGCTGGGCCTGATCAGCTGCGCCGTCGCCGCCGCGGTCGTGGTCGCCCTGTTCAAGGCGCTGGTTTACGCCCTGGTGCACTTCCTGACCTGA
- a CDS encoding transporter substrate-binding domain-containing protein — protein MGKRSIPDSWRVGVLFSDTGVTAAVERTQRHGTLLAIEEINASGGIAGRLIEPVVLDPASTPRLYRDQAEHLLDVERVQVIFGCYMSSTRKAVLPVVEARKALLFYPTLYEGFEYSRSCIYTGACPNQNSVQLVNYLTAHYGKRLFIVGSNYVYPYESNRIIADLYLQSGGTLLHEMYVPLAVDEIDMNEVIAQIRRTRPDVIYSTVVGDGIARFYEAYRAAGFDPATMPIASQSTSEAEIAQMAPGIAEGHIGVSPYFAAIDTPANHRFVAAFRRRFGADAVIAAAAEAAYFQVHLYAAALARAESDRAQDLLPQLYEVEVDAPQGRIRIERDNNHTHLWPKVGRVTAAGQFDVVYDPKTRVRPDPYMLEYRLDAPAAHGLPVAGL, from the coding sequence ATGGGCAAGAGATCGATACCGGATAGCTGGCGCGTGGGCGTGCTGTTCTCCGACACCGGCGTCACCGCCGCGGTGGAACGTACCCAGCGCCATGGCACGCTGCTCGCGATCGAGGAGATCAACGCCTCGGGCGGCATCGCCGGCCGGCTGATCGAGCCGGTGGTTCTGGATCCCGCCTCCACGCCCCGGCTCTATCGCGACCAGGCAGAACATCTGCTGGATGTGGAGCGGGTGCAGGTGATCTTCGGCTGCTACATGTCCAGCACGCGCAAGGCCGTGCTGCCGGTGGTGGAGGCCCGCAAGGCGCTGCTGTTCTACCCCACCCTCTACGAGGGCTTCGAATATTCCCGCAGCTGCATCTACACCGGCGCCTGCCCCAATCAGAACTCGGTCCAGCTGGTGAATTATCTGACGGCCCATTACGGCAAGCGACTTTTCATCGTGGGGTCGAACTACGTCTATCCTTACGAATCCAACCGCATCATCGCCGATCTCTATCTGCAGTCCGGCGGTACCCTGCTGCACGAGATGTATGTGCCGCTGGCGGTGGACGAGATCGATATGAACGAGGTCATCGCCCAGATCCGTCGCACCCGGCCGGATGTGATCTACTCGACCGTGGTCGGCGACGGCATCGCCCGGTTCTACGAGGCCTATCGTGCCGCAGGCTTCGACCCGGCCACCATGCCCATCGCGAGCCAGTCGACCAGCGAGGCCGAGATCGCCCAGATGGCCCCGGGCATCGCTGAAGGCCATATCGGCGTCTCGCCTTATTTCGCCGCGATCGACACCCCCGCCAACCACAGGTTCGTGGCCGCCTTCCGGCGCCGCTTCGGTGCCGATGCGGTGATTGCGGCGGCGGCCGAAGCGGCGTATTTCCAGGTCCATCTCTATGCAGCCGCCCTCGCCCGGGCCGAAAGCGACCGGGCGCAGGATCTGCTGCCCCAGCTCTACGAGGTCGAGGTGGATGCCCCGCAGGGCCGGATCCGGATCGAGCGCGACAACAACCACACCCATCTCTGGCCGAAAGTCGGCCGGGTGACGGCCGCCGGTCAGTTCGACGTGGTCTACGACCCGAAGACCCGGGTCCGCCCCGATCCGTACATGCTGGAATATCGTCTCGACGCCCCGGCGGCCCATGGCCTGCCGGTGGCAGGCCTCTGA
- a CDS encoding histidine phosphatase family protein, which translates to MHASAFLRLGFLALLLAVAAPRPAEAADAGQVVQLLDLPRHAALMRHATAPGTGDPDHFRLDDCTTQRNLSEAGRAEARETGRLLRAAGLADAAVLTSRWCRAADTAREMDLGKVEPFPPLDSFFRDRSREDAARRDILARIADRKAGDPPLIMVSHQVNITAVTGIFPASGEIVVVEVLQDGTAAVRARLSP; encoded by the coding sequence ATGCATGCATCCGCCTTCCTCCGCCTTGGTTTTCTGGCTCTGCTCCTGGCGGTTGCCGCCCCGCGGCCGGCAGAGGCGGCGGATGCCGGTCAGGTGGTTCAGCTGCTGGATCTTCCGCGCCATGCCGCGTTGATGCGCCATGCCACCGCTCCGGGTACCGGTGATCCCGATCATTTCCGCCTCGACGACTGCACCACCCAGCGCAACCTGTCTGAGGCGGGGCGTGCCGAGGCGCGCGAGACCGGCCGGCTGCTCCGGGCGGCCGGACTGGCCGATGCCGCCGTCCTGACCAGCCGCTGGTGCCGGGCGGCAGATACGGCACGCGAGATGGATCTGGGCAAGGTGGAGCCGTTTCCCCCGCTCGACAGTTTCTTCCGTGACCGCAGCCGGGAAGATGCGGCACGGCGCGACATCCTGGCGCGGATCGCCGACCGCAAGGCCGGTGATCCGCCGCTGATCATGGTCAGCCATCAGGTCAACATCACCGCCGTCACCGGCATCTTCCCGGCCTCGGGAGAGATCGTCGTGGTCGAGGTGCTGCAGGATGGAACCGCTGCCGTCCGGGCGCGCCTCTCCCCGTGA
- the urtB gene encoding urea ABC transporter permease subunit UrtB, with the protein MLDILFIGLSLGSILLLVALGLAITYGAMGVINMAHGELVMIGAYTAVLSGIWLDLGLFAALPLGFLSAAAIGWAIERVVVRRLYGRLLDTLLATWGIAILLQQAVRLEFGLSFFGIHIQGLGPGLQNVAVPEILQTTITIAGSSINAYRVFIVAVTLVLTLLTWAIMYRTRIGMQVRAIIRNPRMAAASGIDVARVNALTFAFGSGLAGVAGVMMSGFKTVFPDMGSSMVVDGFLVVVAGGVGSLLGSVLSAGMLGEINAVAAAVTNDILARAIVFGVVILIIIVKPAGLFSFKGR; encoded by the coding sequence ATGCTCGACATCCTCTTCATCGGCCTCAGCCTGGGCTCGATCCTGCTGCTGGTCGCACTCGGCCTCGCCATCACCTACGGCGCCATGGGGGTCATCAACATGGCCCATGGCGAACTGGTGATGATCGGGGCTTATACCGCCGTGCTCTCCGGCATCTGGCTTGATCTGGGGCTGTTCGCGGCCCTGCCGCTCGGCTTCCTGTCGGCGGCAGCCATCGGCTGGGCGATCGAGCGGGTGGTGGTGCGCCGGCTCTACGGCCGGCTGCTCGACACCCTGCTCGCCACCTGGGGCATCGCAATCCTGCTGCAGCAGGCGGTGCGCCTGGAATTCGGCCTCAGCTTCTTCGGCATTCACATCCAGGGCCTGGGCCCCGGCCTGCAGAACGTCGCCGTGCCCGAGATCCTGCAGACCACGATCACCATCGCCGGCAGCTCGATCAACGCCTACCGGGTGTTCATCGTGGCGGTCACCCTGGTGCTGACCCTGCTCACCTGGGCGATCATGTACCGCACCCGCATCGGCATGCAGGTCCGCGCGATCATCCGCAACCCGCGCATGGCGGCCGCCTCGGGCATCGACGTCGCCCGGGTCAATGCCCTCACCTTCGCCTTCGGCTCGGGCCTCGCCGGGGTCGCGGGCGTGATGATGTCGGGCTTCAAGACCGTCTTCCCCGACATGGGCAGTTCCATGGTGGTCGACGGCTTCCTGGTCGTGGTGGCCGGCGGCGTCGGCAGCCTGCTGGGCTCGGTTCTCTCGGCCGGCATGCTGGGCGAGATCAACGCGGTCGCGGCCGCGGTCACCAATGACATCCTGGCGCGCGCCATCGTCTTCGGAGTGGTGATCCTGATCATCATCGTGAAGCCGGCCGGCCTCTTCTCGTTCAAGGGGCGCTGA
- the urtD gene encoding urea ABC transporter ATP-binding protein UrtD: protein MTAGTRHGIALTLDGLGVSFGGFRAVDEVNLTVADGELRVLLGANGAGKTTLMDLISGRTRASRGRVHLHETDITNWPEHRIARAGLGRKFQIPSVFRELTVRRNLEVAAFRAPTVRANLGFGLDAAGRRRVDEVLELTGLTQEADTVAGFLSHGQTQWLELGLLVVRSPRVILLDEPTAGMTQAETLKTARIINDLKGSHTLLVVEHDMAFVREIATRITVLHLGRVLAEGTVAEIETNADVRAAYLGTKGIG, encoded by the coding sequence ATGACCGCCGGAACCAGACACGGCATCGCCCTGACCCTCGACGGGCTCGGCGTCTCCTTCGGCGGCTTCAGGGCCGTGGACGAGGTGAACCTCACGGTCGCCGACGGCGAACTCAGGGTGCTGCTCGGCGCCAACGGTGCCGGCAAGACCACGCTGATGGACCTGATCTCGGGCCGTACCCGGGCCAGTCGGGGCCGCGTGCATCTGCACGAGACCGACATCACCAACTGGCCCGAACACCGCATCGCCCGCGCCGGGCTGGGGCGCAAATTCCAGATCCCGAGCGTGTTCCGCGAGCTGACCGTGCGCCGCAATCTGGAGGTCGCCGCCTTCCGCGCGCCCACCGTCCGGGCAAATCTGGGCTTCGGCCTGGATGCTGCGGGCCGCAGACGCGTGGACGAGGTGCTGGAGCTGACCGGCCTTACACAAGAGGCCGATACCGTCGCGGGTTTCCTCAGCCACGGCCAGACCCAGTGGCTGGAGCTGGGCCTGCTGGTGGTGCGCAGCCCGCGCGTGATCCTGCTCGACGAGCCGACCGCGGGCATGACCCAGGCCGAGACGCTCAAGACCGCGCGGATCATCAACGACCTCAAGGGCAGCCACACCCTGCTGGTGGTCGAGCACGACATGGCCTTCGTCCGCGAGATCGCGACCCGGATCACCGTGCTGCATCTGGGCCGGGTTCTGGCCGAAGGCACGGTCGCCGAGATCGAGACCAATGCGGATGTGCGCGCCGCCTATCTCGGCACGAAGGGGATCGGCTGA
- a CDS encoding transporter substrate-binding domain-containing protein, whose translation MSITRRSLLKSTAAASLAAVAAPSLIGRALAADTIKVGALYSQTGGLSIVEKMLADAVMMAVSEVNAQGGVLGRQVEVIVEDGASDPKTFSEKASKLLVRDRVNAVFGCHTSASRKAVLPLFERRDGMLFYQTHYEGFECSKNVVYTGAVPNQQLGNYIPWIVKTLGKKKFFIVGSNYVYPREMAKVSKKLIEEAGAEWVADEYLELGHSEWATMVRKIKESGADVVLSNVVGDSIVAFYREYKNQGMSQADVPICATVTSEIEIAAMGAEYAAGSYTSFPYFMSLDTPANKGFIERYRTFVKDPAALTYHSLEAAYFQVFLWKQAAEKAGSVKAADIRAAIGGQSYDAPGGKVTIDGDNLHAYLTPRIGQWQADGQSKVVNAYPEPIRPLPYAAYGETADNLFCTAKGLDSAKLKG comes from the coding sequence ATGAGCATCACCCGACGCTCGCTGCTGAAATCCACCGCTGCCGCCTCACTTGCCGCCGTCGCCGCCCCCTCGCTGATCGGCCGGGCGCTGGCCGCCGACACGATCAAGGTCGGCGCGCTCTATTCCCAGACCGGTGGTCTCTCGATCGTCGAGAAGATGCTGGCCGATGCCGTGATGATGGCGGTCTCGGAAGTCAACGCCCAGGGCGGCGTGCTCGGCCGCCAGGTCGAGGTGATCGTCGAGGACGGCGCCTCGGATCCGAAGACCTTCAGCGAAAAGGCCTCGAAGCTGCTGGTCCGCGACCGCGTGAACGCGGTCTTCGGCTGCCACACCTCCGCCAGCCGCAAGGCGGTGCTGCCGCTGTTCGAGCGCCGCGACGGCATGCTGTTCTACCAGACCCATTACGAGGGCTTCGAGTGCTCGAAGAATGTGGTCTATACCGGCGCGGTGCCGAACCAGCAGCTGGGCAACTACATCCCCTGGATCGTCAAGACCCTGGGTAAGAAGAAGTTCTTCATCGTCGGCTCGAACTATGTCTACCCGCGTGAGATGGCCAAGGTCAGCAAGAAGCTGATCGAAGAGGCCGGTGCCGAATGGGTGGCGGACGAGTATCTGGAACTCGGCCATTCCGAATGGGCGACCATGGTCCGCAAGATCAAGGAGTCCGGCGCGGATGTGGTGCTCTCGAACGTGGTCGGCGACTCGATCGTCGCCTTCTATCGCGAATACAAGAACCAGGGCATGTCCCAGGCCGATGTGCCGATCTGCGCGACCGTGACCTCCGAGATCGAGATCGCGGCCATGGGCGCCGAATACGCCGCCGGCAGCTACACCTCCTTCCCCTATTTCATGTCGCTCGACACCCCGGCCAACAAGGGCTTCATCGAACGCTACCGCACCTTCGTGAAGGACCCGGCGGCGCTCACCTATCACTCGCTCGAAGCCGCCTATTTCCAGGTCTTCCTGTGGAAGCAGGCCGCCGAGAAGGCGGGGTCGGTCAAGGCCGCCGACATCCGCGCCGCGATCGGCGGCCAGAGCTATGACGCACCGGGCGGCAAGGTCACCATCGATGGCGACAATCTGCACGCCTATCTGACCCCGCGCATCGGCCAGTGGCAGGCCGACGGCCAGAGCAAGGTGGTCAACGCCTATCCTGAGCCGATCCGCCCGCTGCCCTATGCCGCCTATGGCGAGACCGCGGACAATCTGTTCTGCACCGCCAAGGGCCTCGACAGCGCCAAGCTGAAGGGCTGA
- the urtC gene encoding urea ABC transporter permease subunit UrtC, with the protein MRLSTTTTLLAYLAFAGLVLVAPAFLDDFWLNRMAKYLVFGMLGVAISLSWGYAGILNLGQGLFFGFGAYMLAMSLKLASPTSLAQGSDTPVPDFMLWNAEPGAQTDLCCITGSSFLWQPFISQGFGIFMGLALPVTVAFLLGMVVFRKRIAGVFVSIITLALVLLVRLLVIDAQPFTNGFNGLTDLGWLTIGGFEFDPYSQATYYLVAITLLVVLAAARLLVETRAGLVLQAIRDDATRARYLGFDVPAYQIFFFAVSAGIAGLAGMLYVVVAEFASPTFMDLAFSITMVVWAAVGGRSSLLGACIGAIVINMIEAGASETEALVEAWKAVIGLIFVLVVLFMPRGLGGLAHDLIDRVSGATRKAEGRK; encoded by the coding sequence ATGCGTCTCTCGACCACCACCACCCTCCTCGCCTATCTGGCCTTCGCCGGCCTGGTTCTGGTGGCCCCGGCCTTCCTCGACGATTTCTGGCTGAACCGCATGGCCAAGTATCTGGTCTTCGGCATGCTGGGCGTCGCCATCTCTCTCTCCTGGGGCTATGCCGGCATCCTCAATCTCGGCCAGGGCCTGTTCTTCGGCTTCGGCGCCTATATGCTCGCCATGTCGCTGAAGCTCGCGAGCCCGACCAGCCTTGCCCAGGGCTCGGACACGCCGGTGCCGGACTTCATGCTCTGGAATGCCGAGCCCGGTGCACAGACCGATCTCTGCTGCATCACCGGCTCGTCCTTCCTGTGGCAGCCCTTCATCTCTCAGGGCTTCGGCATCTTCATGGGGCTGGCCCTGCCGGTGACGGTCGCCTTCCTGCTGGGAATGGTGGTGTTCCGCAAGCGCATCGCCGGGGTGTTCGTTTCGATCATCACGCTCGCGCTGGTGCTGCTGGTCCGGCTGCTGGTCATCGACGCCCAGCCCTTCACCAACGGCTTCAACGGTCTGACCGATCTCGGCTGGCTCACCATCGGCGGCTTCGAATTCGATCCCTACTCGCAGGCCACCTATTATCTGGTCGCCATCACCCTGCTGGTGGTGCTGGCCGCCGCCCGGCTGCTGGTCGAAACCCGCGCCGGCCTGGTGCTTCAGGCGATCCGCGACGATGCCACCCGCGCCCGCTATCTGGGCTTCGACGTGCCGGCCTATCAGATCTTCTTCTTCGCAGTCTCGGCCGGGATCGCGGGGCTTGCCGGCATGCTCTATGTGGTGGTGGCCGAGTTCGCCTCCCCCACCTTCATGGACCTCGCCTTCTCGATCACCATGGTGGTCTGGGCGGCGGTCGGCGGTCGCTCCAGCCTGCTCGGCGCCTGCATCGGCGCCATCGTCATCAACATGATCGAGGCCGGCGCCAGCGAGACCGAAGCCCTGGTCGAGGCCTGGAAGGCGGTGATCGGCCTGATCTTCGTCCTGGTGGTGCTGTTCATGCCGCGCGGCCTGGGCGGTCTTGCCCATGACCTGATCGACCGGGTGAGCGGTGCGACCCGCAAGGCGGAGGGCCGGAAATGA
- a CDS encoding DUF1007 family protein, with the protein MIRMRFRIVHVAAAVVVALIPLLQPMPARAHPHVWVTAEATPETVDDRVTAIQLRWAFDPMLSAVLIQDFDRNADGRYDADEQAALTAELLKNMSEYGYFTHVQVDASFVELAGVDGMAAEIGDKVVTMTFRARLTEPVDPRKHRITIGVYDPEYYIAFDLPAASLHLNAPPLDLCRPVAREDTLNPIYFGYVNPEVIDVVCPAR; encoded by the coding sequence ATGATCCGGATGCGCTTCCGCATCGTCCACGTCGCCGCTGCGGTCGTGGTCGCGCTCATCCCCCTGCTTCAGCCGATGCCGGCTCGCGCGCACCCGCATGTCTGGGTGACCGCCGAGGCGACGCCCGAGACGGTCGACGACCGGGTGACGGCGATCCAGCTGCGCTGGGCTTTCGACCCGATGCTGAGCGCGGTGCTGATCCAGGATTTCGACAGGAATGCCGACGGCCGTTACGACGCCGACGAGCAGGCGGCCCTGACCGCCGAGCTGCTCAAGAACATGTCGGAATACGGCTACTTCACCCATGTCCAGGTCGATGCGTCCTTCGTCGAGCTGGCCGGCGTGGACGGCATGGCCGCCGAGATCGGCGACAAGGTCGTGACCATGACCTTCCGCGCCCGCCTGACCGAGCCGGTCGATCCGCGGAAGCACCGGATCACCATCGGGGTTTATGATCCGGAATACTACATCGCCTTCGATCTGCCGGCGGCGTCGCTGCATCTCAACGCACCGCCGCTCGACCTCTGCCGCCCGGTTGCGCGCGAGGACACGCTCAACCCCATCTATTTCGGCTATGTGAACCCCGAGGTGATCGATGTCGTCTGCCCTGCACGCTGA
- a CDS encoding nickel/cobalt transporter, translated as MSSALHADRMRRIRAAVFVLAATLLPTMATASSYLGRGGGATPPAAPVTEAAVGAGILGPVLMQIIAWQGELNALISGRLGEAVREGTILPALTVIGLAFVYGVLHAAGPGHGKVAVAGYLAGRPADARTSMVMGIAISLMQGAVAILVIGGLALILGRQGLGRMTDPLALELASYALIAAMGGWMILNLLRGRAACGHGHGEHDHGAHDHAAHDGHSHGGHDHHARHGHDHQHGCAGCAADHHHDHHHDHDHGHRAPPVRRHPDAFWGMIVAAGIRPCSGAILLLLFSMSQGAFLLGITGVVAMSLGSAITVVLIGLGVVGVRRSLLALASGGGSRTARLLDRGLGFVAPAMILVFGVLMAWATWIRISTGI; from the coding sequence ATGTCGTCTGCCCTGCACGCTGACCGGATGCGGAGGATCCGGGCGGCGGTGTTCGTCCTTGCCGCGACCCTGCTGCCCACGATGGCGACGGCGTCCAGCTATCTGGGGCGGGGCGGTGGTGCAACCCCGCCTGCGGCACCGGTGACCGAGGCGGCCGTGGGGGCCGGCATCCTGGGGCCGGTGCTGATGCAGATCATCGCCTGGCAGGGTGAACTCAACGCGCTGATCTCGGGCCGACTGGGCGAGGCCGTGCGCGAGGGAACCATCCTGCCGGCCCTGACCGTGATCGGCCTCGCCTTCGTCTACGGCGTGCTGCATGCCGCCGGTCCCGGCCATGGCAAGGTGGCGGTGGCGGGCTATCTGGCCGGCCGGCCGGCCGATGCGCGGACCAGCATGGTGATGGGGATTGCCATCAGCCTGATGCAGGGGGCGGTGGCCATTCTGGTGATCGGCGGCCTTGCCCTGATCCTGGGGCGGCAGGGGCTGGGCCGGATGACCGATCCTCTGGCGCTGGAGCTGGCGAGCTATGCCCTGATCGCGGCCATGGGCGGCTGGATGATCCTGAACCTGCTGCGTGGCCGCGCGGCCTGCGGCCATGGCCATGGCGAGCATGATCACGGCGCGCACGATCATGCCGCGCATGATGGGCACAGTCACGGCGGGCACGACCACCATGCCCGTCACGGCCACGACCACCAGCACGGTTGCGCAGGCTGCGCGGCCGATCATCACCACGACCATCACCATGATCATGACCACGGCCACCGCGCTCCGCCGGTCCGGCGTCACCCGGATGCCTTCTGGGGGATGATCGTCGCAGCCGGTATCCGCCCCTGTTCCGGCGCGATCCTGCTGCTGCTGTTTTCGATGAGCCAGGGGGCTTTTCTGCTGGGGATCACGGGCGTCGTGGCGATGAGCCTGGGGTCGGCCATAACCGTGGTGCTGATCGGCCTGGGGGTCGTCGGGGTCCGACGGTCACTGCTGGCGCTGGCGTCGGGCGGCGGGTCGCGTACGGCCCGGCTGCTGGATCGTGGCCTGGGCTTCGTGGCGCCGGCGATGATCCTTGTCTTCGGCGTGCTGATGGCCTGGGCGACCTGGATCCGCATCTCCACCGGCATCTGA
- a CDS encoding TspO/MBR family protein gives MTSPSARVGHTARPPVFSGRSLLALLSFLVLSAVVSGLGGAVTTPEIDGWYRTLPKPGFTPPDWVFAPVWTTLYVLMAVAAWRVWRKAGIAGARGALGLHLVQLALNLAWSVLFFGLHQVGLALVDILVLLVAVAATAIAFGRHDRVAGLLMLPYLAWGAFATALNTSIWLNLSPGL, from the coding sequence ATGACCTCCCCCTCTGCCCGCGTCGGCCATACCGCCCGCCCGCCCGTCTTTTCGGGGCGGTCGCTGCTGGCTCTGCTGAGCTTTCTTGTCCTCTCTGCCGTGGTCTCTGGGCTTGGCGGTGCGGTCACTACGCCCGAAATCGACGGCTGGTACCGCACCCTGCCCAAGCCCGGTTTCACCCCGCCCGACTGGGTCTTCGCGCCGGTCTGGACCACGCTCTACGTCCTGATGGCCGTTGCGGCCTGGCGGGTCTGGCGCAAGGCCGGCATTGCCGGGGCACGGGGTGCTCTGGGCCTGCATCTCGTGCAGCTGGCGCTCAACCTTGCCTGGTCGGTGCTGTTCTTCGGCCTGCATCAGGTGGGGCTGGCGCTGGTCGATATCCTGGTGCTGCTGGTCGCCGTTGCCGCCACGGCCATCGCCTTCGGTCGTCACGATCGCGTGGCCGGCCTGCTGATGCTGCCCTATCTGGCCTGGGGCGCCTTCGCCACGGCGCTCAACACCTCGATCTGGCTCAATCTCAGCCCCGGACTGTGA
- a CDS encoding ANTAR domain-containing response regulator, whose protein sequence is MSVALLRDLLGLKVLVVHPPDEEGAFLVDHLRRIGCMVTTLWPVPAELPANAEVVLLTIAVEYRAEIERLLKAMGPVPPTIIAIVGYEDPGTLQIVLESGAFAVLEKPLKPFGLLTNLAIARSLWLERQRLLKEARKLRRKMVGEQTLARAKAILMASKSLSENEAHQFIRRQAMARRAPMEEIAAAIVKTEDLLTLPRKAD, encoded by the coding sequence GTGTCGGTCGCCCTGCTGCGTGATCTTCTCGGCCTCAAGGTTCTGGTGGTCCATCCACCGGACGAGGAGGGCGCCTTTCTGGTCGATCATCTCCGGCGCATCGGCTGCATGGTCACCACGCTCTGGCCGGTGCCGGCGGAGCTGCCGGCCAATGCCGAAGTGGTTCTGCTGACCATCGCGGTGGAATACCGGGCCGAGATCGAACGCCTGCTCAAGGCCATGGGACCGGTACCGCCCACCATCATCGCCATCGTCGGCTACGAGGATCCGGGCACGCTCCAGATCGTGCTGGAAAGCGGCGCCTTCGCGGTGCTTGAAAAGCCGCTCAAGCCCTTCGGTCTGCTCACCAACCTCGCCATCGCCCGCAGCCTGTGGCTGGAACGCCAGCGGCTGCTGAAAGAGGCCCGCAAGCTGCGGCGCAAGATGGTCGGCGAACAGACGCTCGCCCGCGCCAAGGCGATCCTGATGGCGTCGAAGAGCCTGAGCGAGAACGAGGCGCATCAGTTCATCCGCCGCCAGGCCATGGCACGCCGGGCACCGATGGAAGAGATCGCGGCCGCGATCGTGAAGACCGAGGACCTCTTGACCCTGCCCCGCAAAGCTGATTAA
- a CDS encoding YbfB/YjiJ family MFS transporter — protein MSASDPATPDEDRIPWRAAAAAFASVLIGLGLARFAYTPMIPALVQGGWYDGAAAASLGAVNLGGYLAGALAAAPLARRVPVAMLIRIAIALTVISFAASAVHLGYGWLAVWRAIGGITGAILMIVAVPAALSATPIRRRGRVAGLVFTGVGLGVVVSGQLVPIAAGFGVVEAWAMLTVFALVLGVVGWNGWPREAAGPAVGGGHLGVPPAATGAALALVGLAYALDAFGFVPHTLFWADYVARTLGLGLAAAGASWSLFGLGAAFGPITVGLVAERIGFGRTLVGGLVIKGAAIGLAAFTTAPWALAASAAVVGLLTPGMGTMVAGRITEIASPHRQRQAWAAMTVSFAVAQSLSGFAMTEWYAVFGEHRPLFIAGAGALFLGAIAAALTLRRR, from the coding sequence ATGAGTGCGAGCGACCCTGCAACGCCGGACGAGGACCGGATCCCCTGGCGGGCAGCCGCGGCAGCCTTCGCCTCGGTGCTGATCGGTCTGGGGCTTGCCCGCTTCGCCTATACGCCGATGATCCCGGCCCTGGTCCAGGGCGGGTGGTATGACGGCGCGGCGGCGGCAAGTCTCGGGGCGGTCAATCTGGGCGGCTATCTGGCCGGGGCCCTGGCGGCGGCACCGCTGGCCCGCCGGGTGCCGGTGGCCATGCTGATCCGGATTGCGATCGCCCTGACCGTGATCTCCTTCGCGGCCTCGGCCGTCCATCTGGGCTATGGCTGGCTGGCGGTCTGGCGCGCGATCGGCGGCATCACCGGCGCCATCCTGATGATCGTCGCGGTGCCGGCGGCCCTGTCGGCAACCCCGATCCGTCGGCGCGGCCGGGTGGCCGGGCTGGTCTTTACCGGTGTGGGACTGGGCGTGGTGGTCTCGGGCCAGCTGGTGCCGATCGCGGCCGGTTTCGGCGTGGTCGAGGCCTGGGCCATGCTCACCGTCTTCGCCCTGGTGCTGGGCGTGGTCGGCTGGAACGGCTGGCCGCGCGAGGCCGCGGGGCCGGCCGTCGGGGGCGGGCATCTGGGCGTGCCGCCCGCGGCGACCGGGGCCGCGCTCGCCCTGGTCGGCCTTGCCTATGCTCTCGATGCCTTCGGCTTCGTGCCCCATACCCTGTTCTGGGCGGATTACGTCGCCCGCACCCTGGGGCTCGGCCTCGCGGCAGCCGGCGCATCCTGGAGCCTGTTCGGCCTGGGTGCCGCTTTCGGCCCCATCACCGTCGGGCTGGTCGCCGAGCGGATCGGTTTCGGACGCACCCTGGTGGGTGGCCTGGTCATCAAGGGTGCCGCCATCGGCCTCGCCGCCTTTACCACCGCCCCCTGGGCGCTCGCGGCAAGTGCTGCGGTGGTCGGGCTGCTGACGCCGGGCATGGGGACGATGGTCGCCGGGCGGATCACCGAAATCGCGAGCCCGCATCGCCAGCGCCAGGCCTGGGCGGCGATGACCGTGAGCTTCGCTGTGGCACAAAGCCTGTCGGGTTTCGCGATGACGGAATGGTATGCGGTGTTCGGCGAACACCGGCCACTGTTCATCGCCGGAGCAGGAGCGCTGTTCCTGGGGGCGATCGCGGCGGCACTCACCCTCCGCCGTCGCTGA